From Rhododendron vialii isolate Sample 1 chromosome 10a, ASM3025357v1, the proteins below share one genomic window:
- the LOC131302367 gene encoding dicarboxylate transporter 2.1, chloroplastic-like: protein MSNPSTNDIEHQHAADAGVTATVASPSPTAPLASPSPTASTERNAVRRRRRFLLWTGAKPIPLLACIAIGVIFRFAVPKPSRVSHQAWQLLAIFLATIAGLILGPLPIGSWAFVCLTVTVVTKTLTFAAAIAGFTNQVIWLVVASFFFSRGFMKSGLGDRIALYFVKVLGKSTLGLAYGLALCELLICPAVPSTTARAGGVFLPLIKSMAAAADSRPKESSAKKLGAYLVQSQLQCSGSSSAMFLTAAGQNLLCIQLAKSLGVNVPNQWITWFKAASLPALLSLSATPFILYKLFPPEIKETPDAPVLARQKLEQMGPVKRNEWLMIGTMLLTVALWISGQALNMATVVAAMLGLSILLLLGVLDWDDCLSEKTAWDTLIWFGVLVGMASQLTTLGVVSWISDGVAKFLKSLSLGWPASFFILQAAYFFVHYIFASQTAHVAALYSAFLGMLLAAKVPGLLAALALAYNTNLFGALTHYSSAQCVVYCGGGFVKLPDVFRLGIMMALINISIWILVATPWWKILGLY, encoded by the exons ATGTCCAATCCCAGCACAAACGACATCGAGCACCAACACGCCGCCGACGCCGGCGTCACCGCCACCGTCGCTTCCCCCTCACCCACCGCCCCTCTCGCTTCCCCCTCACCTACCGCCTCGACGGAGAGAAACGCCGTCCGCCGCCGACGCCGGTTTCTCCTCTGGACCGGGGCGAAACCGATCCCCCTCCTGGCCTGCATCGCCATCGGCGTGATCTTCCGGTTCGCCGTCCCCAAGCCCTCGCGCGTGTCCCACCAGGCGTGGCAGCTCCTCGCGATCTTCCTGGCCACCATCGCCGGCCTCATCCTCGGCCCGCTCCCCATCGGCTCGTGGGCATTCGTCTGTCTCACCGTCACCGTCGTCACCAAGACCCTGACCTTCGCGGCGGCCATCGCCGGGTTCACGAACCAGGTGATCTGGCTGGTGGTGGCGTCGTTCTTCTTCTCGCGGGGGTTCATGAAGTCCGGGCTCGGGGACAGGATCGCGCTGTACTTCGTGAAGGTGCTGGGGAAGAGCACGCTGGGGCTGGCTTACGGGCTGGCGCTGTGTGAGCTGCTGATTTGTCCGGCCGTGCCGAGCACGACGGCCAGGGCTGGTGGGGTTTTCTTGCCGCTCATTAAGTcgatggcggcggcggcggataGTCGGCCGAAGGAGTCATCGGCGAAGAAACTTGGGGCTTATCTTGTTCAGTCCCAACTTCAG TGTTCTGGTAGCTCAAGTGCTATGTTCCTGACTGCTGCTGGTCAAAACCTGCTCTGTATACAATTAGCTAAGAGTCTTGGGGTTAATGTTCCAAATCAATGGATTACTTGGTTCAAGGCTGCCAGTTTGCCCGCACTTCTATCTCTTTCGGCTACCCCTTTCATCCTTTACAAGCTCTTTCCTCCTGAAATTAAGGAGACGCCTGATGCTCCTGTTCTGGCCAGACAAAAGTTGGAGCAGATGGGCCCTGTCAAAAGGAATGAGTGGTTGATGATTGGTACCATGCTTCTTACGGTTGCATTATGGATCTCGGG ACAGGCTCTTAATATGGCCACTGTTGTTGCTGCAATGCTGGGGTTATCAATACTTCTCTTGTTGGGAGTGCTTGATTGGGATGATTGCTTGAGTGAAAAGACAGCATGGGATACCTTGATCTGGTTCGGAGTCCTAGTAGGCATGGCATCCCAATTGACGACCCTTGGCGTTGTGTCCTGGATATCAGACGGCGTAGCCAAATTCCTCAAGTCTCTCTCTTTGGGTTGGCCCGCTTCATTCTTTATCCTTCAGGCCGCGTACTTTTTCGTCCACTATATATTTGCTAGTCAAACTGCCCATGTCGCGGCTTTGTACTCTGCATTTCTTGGAATGCTATTGGCAGCTAAAGTGCCTGGTCTATTGGCAGCTCTGGCATTGGCATATAACACAAATCTTTTCGGTGCTCTAACACATTATAGTAGTGCCCAGTGTGTGGTATACTGTGGTG GTGGTTTTGTAAAACTTCCTGACGTTTTTAGACTGGGCATTATGATGGCCCTTATCAATATATCAATATGGATTCTAGTTGCAACTCCTTGGTGGAAGATTTTGGGGCTTTATTGA